GATCAAGACGATTATCACCTCGAAAACAACGACGGATACGTATTTTGCCTCGGTCCGGGCCCTGCTGATGACGTCGTCTAATCGCAGCGAGTTTTGCAAGCATTTTATTCGTGGGTTTCGCGCCCTGACCGGAGATCGGGGGCGAGGATGCTTGAAATATCGGCTCGGAAAACTTTGCACATACCATCTGAACGTTTGCCGGGTGCAGGGTCGTCTTCGCGGGAGCAGGATGACGCACTCTGCTGGTGCAAATGCCTTCCTACAGCAATCCTACATAATGATGAAATTCTCAGATGACATCATATCTTGATTGGAGCCAAGGGCTGGACAAACCTTGCCCCAGTCGGCGGTAACTTTACCCCGATTCACAAACCCCTAATGCGTCCAGGGTACACGGCGGTCAGTGGCGAAATTCTCTCCGTAGCCGCGAGGACGCACATTCACGGCGCGCTTGTGGGGTTCCTGCACGATATAATCGAGCCCGCGTTCCTTGGCGTAATCCTCTGCCTGCTTGCGGGTATCAAAGCGCAGGTGCACCTGACTTTGCGTATCATCGCTGCTTGTCCAGCCCATGAGCGGGTCGATCTCGCGCGGGTCGGCCGGCGGAAATTCCAGCACCCATCCCTTCGAGCGCGCAGTGCCGGATTGCATGGCGTTGCGGGCAGGCTGATAGATGCGGATTCGCATGGCGGGCTTCCTTCGGTTTGAACCGCCCGAGTTATCGCCAATAGCGGCAGCCGGATCAAGCCCCAGAAATACCAACCTTAACACCCGGCGTGGGAACACAATGGCCTGAACCAGAGTTCCCTCCCGAGACAGGAGGGTCTGAAGATGACATGCCGCATGATTCCGCTGATCGCCGCTGCATCCGTGCTCGCCGCCTGCGAGCCTAGTGAAACCGTGTCGAAACCCGTTTGCGACCCGCAAGCGCATCAGACACTGGTTGGCAAGAATATCGGCGAGGTAAGTTTGCCGAGTGAGCTGCCGCAGCGCGTCATCAGCCCGGGTGATATGGTCACGCAGGATTACAACCCGGCACGGCTGAACATATTCGTCGATCCCAAGGGCTGGATCGGACGGGTCAGCTGCGGTTGAGTGAAGCCAAACGGTTGCAAGAAACGATAAGCACGGTTTATCAGCAAGTTACTTACGTTTTCGCCGCTTGTTTCCGCCCCGTTGCCCGGCCCTGCCCGCCGTCGAGCGGCCCGAGGCATTGACCGCCGCCTCAGCAGCAGCCTCGACGGCAGATTGACGCGCCAGCGGATCATCGGCCACCGCCAGATCGACCGCTTCCAGGCGTTTGACCTCGTCACGCAACCGGGCGGCCTCCTCGAATTCCAGGTTCTCGGCTGCCTTGCGCATCTCGGTTCTCAGCGCGTCCAGATGGGCGGCAAGATTGGCACCCACGAGCGGCTTGTCGACCTGAGTGGTGATCCTCGACTGATCGGTATCGCCCTGCCAGAGACCCGCCAGCACATCCTCGACATTCTTGCGAACCGTCTGCGGGGTGATGCCGTGCTCTTTGTTATAGGCCATCTGCTTGACACGGCGTCGCTCGGTTTCGGCAATCGCTCGCTCCATGCTGCCGGTAATGCGGTCAGCATACATGATTACCCGGCCATCGGCATTCCGCGCCGCACGCCCGGTGGTCTGGATCAGCGAGGTCTCGGAGCGCAGGAAGCCTTCCTTGTCGGCATCCAGAATGGCCACAAGACCACATTCGGGAATATCCAACCCCTCGCGCAGAAGGTTGATCCCGATCAGCACATCAAATGCGCCAAGGCGCAAATCCCGAAGAATTTCAATGCGCTCTATCGTGTCGATGTCGCTGTGCATGTAGCGGACCTTGATCCCCTGCTCGTGCAGATACTCGGTCAGGTCCTCGGCCATGCGCTTGGTCAGCGTCGTGCAGAGCGTGCGATAGCCCTTGGCAGTGACCTTGCGCACTTCGTCCAAAAGATCGTCTACCTGCATCTCGACCGGTCTGATCTCGATCTGCGGGTCCAAAAGCCCGGTCGGGCGGATGATCTGTTCGGTGAAGACACCGCCGGTCTGGTCCATCTCCCATCTTTGCGGCGTGGCACTGACAAAGACCGATTGCGGCCGCATCGCGTCCCATTCCTCGAATTTCAACGGCCGGTTATCCATGCAGGACGGCAGCCGGAAACCATGTTCGGCCAGCACCGATTTGCGCCGGAAGTCGCCACGATACATGCCGCCGATCTGCGGCACCGAAACATGGGATTCGTCTGCGAAAACAATGGCATTGTCGGGGATGAACTCGAATAGCGTCGGCGGAGGCTCGCCCGTCGCGCGCCCGGTCAGATAACGGGAATAATTCTCGATGCCATTGCAGACGCCTGTCGCTTCGAGCATTTCCAGATCGAAATTCGTCCGCTGCTCAAGCCGCTGCGCTTCCAGCAGCTTGCCCTCGTCCTGGAACTGTTTCAG
This region of Paracoccus saliphilus genomic DNA includes:
- a CDS encoding ETC complex I subunit; the encoded protein is MRIRIYQPARNAMQSGTARSKGWVLEFPPADPREIDPLMGWTSSDDTQSQVHLRFDTRKQAEDYAKERGLDYIVQEPHKRAVNVRPRGYGENFATDRRVPWTH
- a CDS encoding I78 family peptidase inhibitor, whose product is MTCRMIPLIAAASVLAACEPSETVSKPVCDPQAHQTLVGKNIGEVSLPSELPQRVISPGDMVTQDYNPARLNIFVDPKGWIGRVSCG
- the uvrB gene encoding excinuclease ABC subunit UvrB, whose translation is MAHNNTNAPTTRFPEVTRPKLEGGKRFVMHSEFQSAGDQPTAITELAQGVRDGERDQVLLGATGTGKTYTMAKVIEETQRPAIILAPNKTLAAQLYGEFKGFFPENAVEYFVSYYDYYQPEAYVARSDTYIEKESQINEAIDRMRHSATRALLERDDVIIVASVSCIYGIGSVETYSAMTQDMVVGDSYDQREFLGQLVAQQYRRLDGSFQRGGFRVRGDLVEVWPAHLEDRAWRFDFFGNELEAITEFDPLTGSKTDNFRQIRIYANSHYVTPRPTIQQAIKGIRTELQHRLKQFQDEGKLLEAQRLEQRTNFDLEMLEATGVCNGIENYSRYLTGRATGEPPPTLFEFIPDNAIVFADESHVSVPQIGGMYRGDFRRKSVLAEHGFRLPSCMDNRPLKFEEWDAMRPQSVFVSATPQRWEMDQTGGVFTEQIIRPTGLLDPQIEIRPVEMQVDDLLDEVRKVTAKGYRTLCTTLTKRMAEDLTEYLHEQGIKVRYMHSDIDTIERIEILRDLRLGAFDVLIGINLLREGLDIPECGLVAILDADKEGFLRSETSLIQTTGRAARNADGRVIMYADRITGSMERAIAETERRRVKQMAYNKEHGITPQTVRKNVEDVLAGLWQGDTDQSRITTQVDKPLVGANLAAHLDALRTEMRKAAENLEFEEAARLRDEVKRLEAVDLAVADDPLARQSAVEAAAEAAVNASGRSTAGRAGQRGGNKRRKRK